One stretch of Malus domestica chromosome 14, GDT2T_hap1 DNA includes these proteins:
- the LOC103453875 gene encoding protein NDH-DEPENDENT CYCLIC ELECTRON FLOW 5 produces MSSMAAFSPFLSPNSFTPLSGTAKHTDYHSSSSCLSRLLQQHLCKTTTTSTSNNSKKREFPAASVAASSSISFPYQPPINVEQEFSGHGVVFKAIGDSCVAKMELDNGSKAIMMLPSGLITSYKASMWHGGTVELLQSSVSESEENGVGGAAAAIAIQGGVSLAFDCSSEVGQQVPWSPTNWALHQITGNPQDHIQVELISTDSEDMIEIKYIITLKQDVLISEIVVSNSTSSSLQLTGSILSHLTVSSPDATYAIGLERSDFFTRLPILSSFGIIPPDFGMKNEAQISKLWQQMAGWGPNNQNDGKQADTNQRGNNEEEMEGEEDDNYKHLREQMSRIYTSAPTDFTIIDRGRRNSVVVGRDGFDELYMFSPGSSHEDYGKYAYICVGQSAVLKPIIVHPNESWRGGQRLYNPNL; encoded by the exons ATGAGTAGCATGGCGGCTTTCAGTCCGTTTTTGTCACCCAACAGTTTCACTCCTCTCTCTGGTACTGCTAAACACACAGACTaccattcatcttcttcttgtttgAGTAGGTTGCTGCAGCAGCACTTGTGCAAAACTACTACCACTAGTACTAGTAACAACAGCAAGAAGAGAGAATTCCCAGCTGCGTCAGTGGCGGCTTCAAGTTCAATTTCTTTCCCCTACCAACCACCTATCAACGTGGAGCAAGAGTTCAGCGGCCATGGAGTAGTCTTCAAGGCCATTGGCGACAGCTGTGTGGCTAAGATGGAACTGGACAATGGAAGTAAAGCCATCATGATGCTCCCAAGTGGCCTTATCACCTCCTACAAGGCTTCCATGTGGCATGGCGGCACTGTCGAGCTGCTGCAGTCTTCAGTCTCCGAATCGGAGGAGAATGGTGTCGGCGGTGCCGCTGCCGCCATAGCCATTCAAGGAGGGGTGTCTTTAGCCTTTGACTGTTCGAGTGAGGTGGGTCAACAAGTTCCTTGGTCGCCGACTAACTGGGCTCTTCATCAAATTACAGGGAATCCTCAGGATCACATTCAG GTAGAACTGATTAGCACAGATTCAGAGGACATGATTGAAATCAAATACATTATCACTCTCAAACAAGATGTCTTAATCTCAGAGATTGTAGTCTCTAATTCTACATCTTCGTCGCTCCAACTAACCGGCTCTATTTTAAGTCATCTGACGGTAAGCTCACCGGATGCAACTTATGCTATTGGTTTGGAAAGATCAGATTTCTTTACCAGGTTGCCaattttgtcaagttttggtaTCATTCCTCCCGACTTTGGCATGAAAAATGAAGCTCAGATCAGCAAACTATGGCAGCAAATGGCTGGCTGGGGCCCAAATAATCAAAATGATGGCAAACAAGCAGATACAAATCAGAGAGGAAATaatgaagaagaaatggagggtgaagaagaTGACAACTATAAGCATTTAAGAGAGCAAATGAGCCGAATATACACCAGTGCCCCTACCGACTTCACAATCATTGACAGG GGTAGAAGAAACTCAGTGGTAGTAGGAAGAGATGGGTTTGATGAACTATACATGTTCAGTCCTGGCTCGAGCCATGAAGACTATGGCAAGTATGCTTATATATGTGTTGGCCAATCTGCCGTGCTAAAACCAATAATTGTACATCCTAATGAATCATGGAGGGGAGGACAGCGCTTATACAACCCCAATCTCTAA
- the LOC103414841 gene encoding PHD finger protein ING2 codes for MAIARTGVYVDDYLEYANTLPAELQRLLNTIRELDERSQSMIHQTRQQTKYCLGLSSQSSKKWNNNYNNIEEDEAAIEKMRKEIESNQDSALSLCTEKVLLAQQAYDLIDSHVKRLDEDLNHFAEDLKQEGKIAPDEPAVLPPLPIVPKNEKRKPIYITPQSKRLDYRDRDWDRERDRDFELMPPPGSHKKDYAVPIDAEQPIDPNEPTYCVCHQVSFGDMIACDNENCQGGEWFHYACVGLTPETRFKGKWYCPTCRLQPQSQQ; via the exons ATGGCAATTGCAAGGACCGGAGTGTACGTCGACGACTATCTTGAAT ACGCAAACACATTGCCTGCTGAGCTCCAGAGGCTCCTCAACACCATCCGAGAACTCGACGAACGCTCTCAAT CCATGATACACCAGACGAGGCAGCAGACTAAGTACTGTCTGGGATTGTCTTCACAGAGCTCAAAGAAATGGAACAATAATTATAACAacattgaagaagatgaagccgCTATTGAGAAAATGCGGAAAGAAATCGAATCGAATCAGGATAGTGCGTTGAGTCTATGTACTGAGAAGGTTTTGTTGGCACAACAAGCTTATGACCTG ATAGATAGTCATGTAAAACGATTGGATGAGGATCTGAATCACTTTGCAGAAGATTTGAAGCAAG AAGGTAAAATAGCACCAGATGAACCAGCAGTTCTTCCTCCATTACCTATTGTTCCTAAAAATGAAAAACGCAAGCCTATTTATATAACACCTCAATCAAAAAGGCTTGATTATAGGGATAGGGACTGGGATCGAGAGCGCGATAGGGACTTTGAGCTCATGCCTCCCCCAGGGAGCCATAAAAAGGATTATGCTGTCCCCATTGATGCTGAGCAACCCATTGATCCAAATGAACCTACCTACTGCGTTTGCCATCAG GTCTCTTTTGGAGATATGATTGCCTGTGACAATGAAAAT TGCCAAGGAGGTGAATGGTTCCATTACGCATGTGTTGGGTTGACACCCGAGACAAGATTCAAGGGAAAGTGGTACTGTCCAACATGCAGACTACAACCACAGAGTCAACAGTGA
- the LOC103453876 gene encoding glutamate dehydrogenase 1-like, whose protein sequence is MNALVATNRNFKLAARLLGLDSKLEKSLLIPFREIKVECTIPKDDGSLASFVGFRVQHDNARGPMKGGIRYHPEVDPDEVNALAQLMTWKTAVANIPYGGAKGGIGCDPGKLSISELERLTRVFTQKIHDLIGIHTDVPAPDMGTGPQTMAWILDEYSKFHGYSTAVVTGKPIDLGGSLGRDAATGRGVLFATEALLNEYGKSISGQQFVIQGFGNVGSWAAQLIHESGGKIVAVSDITGALKNSKGLDIPSLLKHVKDNKGVKGFHGGDPIEPSSILVEDCDILIPAALGGVINKENANDIKAKFIIEAANHPTDPEADEILSKKGVLILPDIYANSGGVTVSYFEWVQNIQGFLWDEEKVNNELRTYMTKGFKGVKEMCKTHNCDLRMGAFTLGVNRVARATVLRGWEA, encoded by the exons ATGAATGCATTAGTGGCAACCAACAGAAATTTTAAGTTGGCTGCTCGGCTTTTGGGATTGGACTCCAAGCTTGAGAAAAGTTTACTGATACCATTTAGGGAAATCAAG GTTGAGTGTACTATACCGAAAGACGATGGCAGTTTGGCTTCATTCGTTGGCTTCAGGGTTCAACATGACAATGCTAGAGGCCCTATGAAGGGAGGAATCAGATATCACCCAGAG GTTGATCCAGATGAGGTGAATGCTTTAGCACAGCTCATGACATGGAAGACCGCGGTAGCCAACATCCCGTATGGTGGTGCCAAAGGGGGTATAGGATGTGATCCAGGGAAGTTGAGTATTTCTGAACTAGAACGACTTACCAGAGTATTCACACAAAAGATACACGATCTTATCGGAATCCACACCGATGTTCCAGCACCAGATATGGGGACAGGTCCACAG ACCATGGCATGGATACTAGATGAGTACTCAAAGTTTCATGGCTACTCAACTGCAGTAGTGACTGGAAAACCTATT GATCTTGGTGGATCACTAGGAAGAGATGCAGCAACGGGAAGAGGAGTACTTTTTGCAACAGAGGCATTACTGAATGAGTATGGAAAGAGCATCTCCGGACAACAGTTTGTTATACAG GGTTTTGGGAATGTAGGCTCGTGGGCGGCCCAGCTAATCCATGAGAGTGGTGGCAAAATAGTTGCAGTGAGTGACATCACTGGAGCCCTAAAGAACAGCAAAGGACTTGACATTCCAAGCCTGCTCAAGCATGTCAAAGACAACAAGGGAGTCAAGGGCTTCCATGGTGGAGATCCAATAGAACCCAGCTCAATCTTGGTTGAAGATTGTGACATTCTCATTCCAGCAGCCCTCGGAGGTGTCATCAACAA GGAAAACGCAAATGACATAAAAGCTAAATTTATAATCGAAGCGGCTAATCATCCTACTGACCCTGAGGCTGATGAG ATCCTGTCAAAGAAAGGTGTTCTAATTCTTCCTGATATATATGCAAACTCTGGAGGAGTTACTGTTAGTTACTTTGAGTGGGTGCAG AACATTCAAGGATTCTTGTGGGATGAAGAGAAGGTGAACAATGAGCTCAGGACTTATATGACCAAAGGCTTCAAAGGTGTGAAGGAGATGTGCAAAACACATAACTGCGACCTCCGGATGGGAGCCTTCACGCTCGGAGTTAATCGCGTTGCAAGGGCGACTGTCCTCAGAGGGTGGGAAGCCTGA
- the LOC103414842 gene encoding NADPH-dependent aldehyde reductase-like protein, chloroplastic produces the protein MAAQTPTREAEHYSSSSPSPSLPLNGRVAIVTGGSRGIGRAIAAHLHSLGAKVVVNYASSNSAQADQLVSELNQTTPKSQAIAVRADISDPDQVKQLFDKAEQEFGTQLHIVVNSAGALDPKYPSVANTAVEDWDNTFNVNTKGAFLVSREAANRVTRGGGGRIIMITSSVVGRLPPGYAAYAASKTAVETMVKILAKELKGTGITANCVAPGPVATEMFFAGKSEEMVKGIEDACPLGRLGEPKDVCGIVGFLAADAGEWVNGQVIRINGGFVI, from the coding sequence ATGGCTGCACAAACTCCTACCAGAGAAGCTGAACActactcttcttcttccccttccccttccctGCCCCTCAACGGCCGCGTAGCCATCGTAACCGGCGGTTCGCGCGGTATCGGCCGTGCCATTGCAGCTCACCTCCACTCCCTCGGCGCAAAGGTCGTCGTCAATTACGCTTCATCAAACTCAGCGCAAGCAGATCAATTAGTCTCCGAGCTCAACCAGACAACCCCAAAATCGCAAGCGATTGCCGTCCGAGCAGACATCTCGGACCCGGACCAGGTGAAGCAGCTCTTCGACAAAGCCGAGCAAGAATTCGGGACCCAACTCCACATCGTCGTGAACAGCGCGGGCGCTTTGGATCCCAAATATCCTAGCGTGGCCAATACGGCGGTGGAGGACTGGGACAACACATTCAATGTCAACACCAAGGGGGCGTTTTTGGTTTCTAGGGAAGCGGCGAATAGGGTTACGCGCGGCGGCGGTGGGAGAATTATTATGATTACATCGTCCGTCGTCGGGCGGCTTCCGCCTGGGTACGCAGCCTACGCGGCCTCCAAGACGGCGGTGGAGACGATGGTAAAGATTTTGGCCAAGGAGCTCAAGGGCACCGGAATAACTGCCAATTGCGTTGCGCCGGGGCCGGTGGCGACGGAGATGTTCTTTGCCGGGAAGAGTGAGGAGATGGTTAAGGGGATTGAGGATGCTTGCCCTCTGGGTCGATTGGGCGAGCCCAAGGATGTGTGTGGGATTGTGGGGTTTTTAGCGGCGGATGCTGGGGAGTGGGTCAACGGCCAGGTCATTCGGATCAACGGTGGATTTGTCATTTGA
- the LOC103453874 gene encoding protein SINE1, whose product MGRSLSPILRRQLENLDKDADSRRSAMKALKSYVKDLDSKAIPMFLAQVSQTKETGSLSGECTISLYEVLARVHGVKIVPLINSIMATIIKTLASSAGSFPLQQACSKVVPAIARYGIDPTTPEDKKRHIIHSLCTPLSDSLLGSQESLTSGAALCLRALVDSDNWRFASDEMVNRVCQNVSGALEEKSTQTNAHMGLVMALAKRNALIVEPYARLLIQAGIRILNTGVAEGNSQKRLSAIQMVNFLMKCLDPWSIISEIELIIQEMEKCQSDQMAYVSGAAFEALQTARRIAADKGSKLEKAPGSACGSNFSRRDHSRRRNLSSGGDQSPASVSPESQTLDSFAEYDSFVDSPVTMSSQATQNSIYDCRSINRKLWSHENGGVDVSLKDGLFSEIAQGSAFANGFPGNSGSNEFMKCDGDCNEEFTGFQQRNPRNVVSRSTTTSPRRSRTPINVDNIIFNTPRRLVHSLQEPNNANSKFSEKLARRFRSLSMNECDWSPKVRYDQDGYSHGANYDDGEHGSFYGGSEQFEGGPESVSSTDGIPGDADVQVPHEVVPENEISHEVVPENQTVAQKAGIKNPYRKAAVKLFCGLSFTLLAVAMPLLWINDHGEGHEGYYLVPT is encoded by the exons ATGGGTAGAAGTTTAAGCCCGATACTGCGGCGTCAGTTGGAAAATCTTGATAAAGATGCTGATAGTCGTAGATCAGCAATGAAAGCACTCAAATCCTATGTGAAAGATTTGGACTCCAAGGCAATCCCCATGTTTCTTGCTCAAGTTTCTCAGACTAAAGAAACTGGTTCTTTGTCTGGAGAATGCACCATTTCGCTCTACGAAGTTCTTGCTCGTGTTCACGGTGTCAAAATAGTCCCTCTAATAAACAGCATCATGGCCACCATAATCAAGACCTTGGCTTCGAGTGCGGGGTCTTTCCCTCTTCAACAGGCATGCTCAAAGGTCGTCCCAGCTATTGCTCGATATGGGATTGACCCAACCACCCCTGAAGACAAGAAGAGGCACATTATTCATTCACTCTGCACTCCTCTCTCAGATTCCCTCTTGGGTTCTCAAGAGAGCTTGACTTCTGGAGCTGCCCTTTGCTTAAGGGCTCTTGTTGACTCAGATAATTGGCGTTTTGCTTCTGATGAGATGGTCAATAGGGTCTGCCAGAATGTTTCTGGAGCTTTGGAGGAGAAGTCCACTCAGACAAATGCACACATGGGTCTGGTTATGGCTCTTGCAAAGCGTAATGCATTAATTGTTGAACCATATGCTAGGTTGTTGATACAAGCTGGAATCCGGATATTGAATACTGGTGTAGCGGAGGGGAATTCTCAGAAACGGTTGTCAGCTATTCAAATGGTGAATTTCTTGATGAAGTGCCTGGATCCTTGGAGCATTATCTCTGAGATTGAGTTGATAATTCAAGAAATGGAGAAGTGTCAGTCTGATCAGATGGCTTATGTCTCAGGGGCTGCCTTTGAAGCTCTGCAAACTGCAAGGAGAATAGCTGCAGATAAAGGTTCAAAACTTGAAAAGGCTCCTGGTTCAGCCTGTGGGTCAAATTTTAGTAGGAGAGACCATAGCAGGAGGCGAAACTTATCAAGTGGAGGTGATCAGTCTCCTGCATCAGTGTCACCTGAATCACAGACTCTGGATTCCTTTGCTGAATATGACTCATTTGTTGACTCACCTGTAACAATGAGTAGTCAGGCTACCCAAAACTCAATTTATGATTGTAGGAGCATAAACCGGAAGCTTTGGAGTCATGAGAATGGAGGAGTCGATGTGTCTCTCAAGGATGGTTTATTCTCGGAGATTGCTCAGGGTAGTGCCTTTGCGAATGGATTTCCAGGTAACTCTGGGAGTAATGAATTCATGAAATGCGATGGAGATTGCAATGAGGAATTTACAGGGTTCCAGCAAAGAAATCCTAGAAATGTAGTATCAAGAAGCACCACAACTAGTCCTCGG AGGTCTCGCACTCCAATCAACGTGGACAACATCATCTTCAATACTCCGAGAAGACTTGTTCACTCTCTTCAGGAACCAAATAATGCCAACTCAAAGTTCTCCGAAAAACTAGCTAGAAGATTTAGAAGTTTATCCATGAACGAATGTGATTGGAGCCCAAAAGTCAGATATGATCAAGATGGTTATTCACATGGTGCAAACTATGATGACGGGGAGCATGGTAGCTTCTATGGTGGCAGTGAGCAGTTCGAAGGTGGTCCTGAATCAGTGTCATCAACAGATGGCATTCCAGGGGATGCTGATGTTCAGGTGCCTCATGAGGTGGTTCCAGAAAATGAAATATCTCATGAGGTGGTTCCAGAAAACCAAACAGTAGCTCAAAAGGCTGGCATAAAAAATCCCTATCGAAAGGCTGCTGTTAAGTTGTTTTGTGGTCTTTCTTTCACACTACTTGCAGTAGCTATGCCACTACTTTGGATTAATGACCACGGCGAAGGGCATGAAGGTTATTATCTAGTTCCAACTTAA